A single Defluviitalea saccharophila DNA region contains:
- a CDS encoding GntR family transcriptional regulator, with amino-acid sequence MNIIISNSSNQPIYEQIVSQIKALIISGELNEGDALPSMRLLAKELRISVITTKRAYEELEKEGFIVSVTGKGSFVASKNLEFIKEQQLKEIENHMQKIIHLAGLYGISLDELIEMLTLMYKGE; translated from the coding sequence ATGAATATAATAATAAGTAACTCAAGCAATCAACCTATTTATGAACAAATTGTTTCTCAGATAAAAGCACTGATTATTTCCGGAGAACTCAATGAAGGAGATGCTCTTCCATCTATGAGACTTTTGGCTAAAGAACTTAGAATCAGTGTAATTACTACAAAACGAGCCTATGAAGAACTGGAAAAAGAAGGCTTTATTGTTTCTGTGACGGGGAAAGGAAGCTTTGTAGCCAGCAAAAACCTGGAATTCATCAAAGAGCAACAACTCAAAGAAATCGAAAATCATATGCAGAAAATTATTCATTTGGCTGGTCTCTATGGAATCAGTTTGGATGAATTAATTGAAATGCTGACACTGATGTATAAAGGAGAATAG
- a CDS encoding response regulator transcription factor, giving the protein MLNILICDDDQAIVDGIAIYLENEGYKIFKAYNGIEAIEIVRENQIHLIIMDIMMPKMDGIRATMKIREENNIPLIMLSAKSEDTDKILGLNMGADDYVTKPFNPLELIARVKSQLRRYTTLGSLETKTNVYKTGGLVVDDESKTVTVDGEEIRLTPVQYKILKLLTANAGRVFSIEEIYEKAWNEPAFNPENTVAVHIRKIREKIEINPKEPKYLKVVWGIGYKVEKL; this is encoded by the coding sequence GTGTTGAATATTTTGATTTGTGATGATGATCAGGCAATTGTAGATGGAATAGCGATTTATTTAGAAAATGAAGGGTATAAAATCTTCAAAGCCTATAATGGAATAGAAGCTATAGAAATAGTCCGAGAAAATCAAATCCATCTGATTATTATGGATATTATGATGCCCAAGATGGATGGCATACGAGCGACTATGAAAATTAGAGAGGAAAACAACATCCCTCTTATTATGCTTTCTGCAAAATCTGAGGATACGGATAAAATTCTGGGATTAAATATGGGAGCGGATGATTATGTCACAAAACCTTTTAATCCTTTAGAACTTATTGCCAGGGTAAAGTCTCAGCTTAGAAGATATACAACCCTGGGAAGCCTTGAAACCAAGACCAATGTATATAAAACTGGGGGATTGGTAGTCGATGACGAAAGCAAAACCGTAACTGTAGATGGAGAGGAAATTCGTCTTACTCCGGTGCAGTATAAAATATTAAAGCTTTTAACTGCCAATGCAGGGAGGGTGTTTTCCATAGAGGAAATCTATGAAAAGGCATGGAATGAACCGGCCTTTAACCCAGAAAATACGGTAGCAGTGCATATAAGAAAAATAAGAGAAAAAATAGAAATCAATCCGAAAGAGCCAAAATATTTGAAGGTGGTGTGGGGAATTGGATACAAAGTGGAGAAATTATAG
- a CDS encoding VanW family protein produces MARRLFCEISPLTYKISVTKNIMIRRMEWHIHKKKYADTYNQEKLPVTIYKHNSLIRRKLGNVDMRLQDNKAVNLSLAAPKINGIIIKPQEVFSFWKLVGECTEAKGYKEGLVIKSGKVDKGIGGGMCQFSNLIHWMILHSPMTIIEHHHHNQIDMFPDYGRQIPFGTGTSIMYNYLDYQFINNTQQEFQLIVYTTDEYLCGELRSNKPIDYAYHIREENSYYEKKEDGYYRNNEIYRLIVDKKTGKTIKKELIAKNCAKVLYDEQYIPSDRIKAANAS; encoded by the coding sequence ATGGCTAGAAGGCTGTTTTGTGAGATCAGTCCTTTAACGTACAAAATATCTGTAACAAAAAATATAATGATCAGAAGAATGGAGTGGCATATCCATAAGAAAAAATATGCTGATACCTATAATCAAGAAAAACTTCCTGTGACGATCTACAAACATAATTCGTTAATAAGAAGAAAATTAGGTAATGTAGATATGAGACTGCAGGACAATAAAGCTGTTAATTTAAGTCTGGCTGCTCCTAAAATCAATGGCATTATCATCAAGCCTCAGGAAGTTTTTTCTTTTTGGAAATTGGTCGGAGAGTGTACAGAAGCTAAAGGATACAAAGAGGGGCTGGTGATTAAATCGGGAAAGGTGGACAAGGGTATAGGGGGTGGCATGTGCCAGTTTTCAAATCTCATTCACTGGATGATCCTGCACAGTCCAATGACTATTATTGAGCATCATCATCATAATCAGATTGATATGTTTCCGGATTACGGCAGGCAAATACCATTTGGAACGGGAACATCTATAATGTATAACTATCTTGACTATCAATTCATAAACAATACACAACAGGAATTTCAATTGATCGTATATACGACCGATGAATATCTTTGTGGAGAATTAAGAAGCAATAAACCAATTGATTATGCTTATCATATCAGAGAAGAAAATAGCTATTATGAAAAAAAGGAAGATGGATATTATCGAAACAATGAAATATATAGACTAATAGTGGACAAAAAAACAGGAAAAACAATTAAAAAAGAACTTATAGCAAAAAACTGTGCTAAAGTATTATATGATGAACAATACATACCCTCTGACAGAATAAAAGCAGCCAATGCCAGTTAA
- a CDS encoding HAMP domain-containing sensor histidine kinase, which yields MDTKWRNYSHSIVTKIITFVMVITCFTGVITSLLNIALLENNDIKMAFQESYFHSVGYMSETNTILRDLKMLTEQYKSEEHILNGGSISEDEMRNTELELFYDFQNNSKDYNPNLSEEENYDLFKEVYADKISKAKEKMIKEELRQYHLLLKRIENYKGILYYISDGTNIYKNTTNISKEYFKSHPSYMIFENYEQEVYPVAIFNNRYYYWIASMIDQAGIDDHVMYIAFTEDFINPRIEQWKSDKVIAANSLYRLGGFLLGLIVSFLYLIWIIGRRSFRDQEVHLNVVDKLYNDINFGLCLGLIMLWFLLLDGWDIRNYPMAIIPITVPIATAGLILVLSLIKHFKNRTFIKHSLVFRILYSICQFIKKVYDSGSLGLKVVLLVIGYPILVGITIFIFPVTIGAAAWLALKKIKEFNAIKEGVEIIKNGDIQHTIEIDSKGEFKSLADNINSITDGLKNAVENELKSERLKTELITNVSHDIRTPLTGIITYVGLLKKETDPSKVQEYIEVLDQRAQRLKVLTDDLFEAAKASSGNIPTNLEKINIVSLITQGLGELNDKIEASQLDFKINHPKEAVYIKADGRLFWRAVENLLSNIFKYALQGSRVYIDIEDLGNEVLLTFKNISAYELNISADELMERFKRGDESRSSQGSGLGLSIAKSLIDIQKGRFNIQVDGDLFKAMIYMPKYNE from the coding sequence TTGGATACAAAGTGGAGAAATTATAGTCATTCCATCGTAACGAAAATAATTACATTTGTGATGGTGATTACATGTTTTACGGGTGTTATTACATCTTTATTAAATATAGCATTATTAGAAAATAATGACATTAAAATGGCTTTTCAAGAAAGTTATTTTCACAGTGTCGGCTATATGTCAGAAACCAATACGATTTTAAGAGATTTAAAAATGCTTACAGAGCAATATAAAAGTGAAGAACATATTTTAAACGGTGGAAGTATTTCAGAAGACGAAATGAGAAATACAGAACTGGAATTATTTTATGATTTTCAAAATAACTCAAAAGACTATAATCCTAATTTAAGCGAAGAGGAAAATTATGATTTGTTTAAAGAGGTATACGCAGATAAGATCTCTAAGGCAAAGGAAAAAATGATCAAAGAAGAGCTAAGACAGTATCATTTGCTCCTCAAACGGATAGAAAATTATAAAGGAATTTTATATTACATTAGCGATGGTACTAATATTTATAAGAATACAACCAATATATCAAAAGAATATTTTAAATCCCATCCTTCTTATATGATTTTTGAAAATTATGAACAAGAAGTTTATCCAGTAGCAATTTTTAATAACAGATATTATTATTGGATTGCTTCAATGATTGATCAGGCAGGTATAGATGACCACGTGATGTATATTGCCTTTACAGAAGACTTTATAAATCCCAGAATAGAACAATGGAAGTCCGATAAAGTAATAGCTGCCAATAGTTTATATCGGCTGGGAGGATTTTTGTTGGGATTAATCGTGTCCTTTTTGTATTTAATATGGATTATTGGAAGAAGGTCCTTTAGGGATCAGGAAGTACATTTAAATGTCGTGGATAAATTATATAACGATATCAATTTTGGATTGTGTTTAGGACTAATAATGTTATGGTTTTTACTATTAGACGGTTGGGATATTCGAAATTATCCAATGGCAATCATTCCTATAACTGTACCTATTGCTACAGCGGGTTTAATATTAGTTCTGTCCTTGATCAAGCATTTTAAAAATAGAACTTTTATAAAGCATAGCTTAGTATTTCGAATTTTATATAGTATCTGCCAATTTATAAAGAAAGTATACGATAGCGGAAGCCTTGGACTAAAAGTTGTATTATTAGTAATTGGCTATCCTATTTTAGTGGGAATAACCATCTTTATATTTCCGGTAACGATAGGTGCAGCGGCTTGGCTTGCATTGAAAAAGATAAAAGAGTTTAATGCCATCAAAGAAGGGGTAGAAATCATCAAAAACGGGGATATTCAACATACTATAGAGATTGATAGCAAGGGAGAGTTTAAAAGTCTTGCAGACAATATAAACAGTATTACCGATGGCTTAAAAAATGCTGTAGAAAATGAGCTTAAAAGTGAACGATTAAAAACAGAACTCATTACCAATGTGTCCCATGATATTAGAACGCCTTTAACGGGCATTATCACCTATGTTGGGTTATTAAAGAAGGAAACAGACCCGTCAAAAGTACAAGAATATATTGAAGTACTGGATCAAAGGGCTCAAAGGCTGAAGGTTTTAACCGATGATTTGTTTGAAGCAGCCAAAGCTTCCAGCGGAAATATTCCAACAAATTTAGAGAAAATCAATATTGTTTCGTTAATCACTCAGGGGTTAGGAGAACTGAATGATAAAATTGAAGCCAGTCAGTTGGATTTTAAGATCAATCACCCCAAGGAAGCGGTATATATAAAAGCTGATGGACGATTATTTTGGAGAGCCGTTGAGAATTTATTGTCCAACATATTCAAATATGCCCTACAAGGATCGAGGGTATATATAGATATCGAAGATTTAGGCAATGAAGTACTCCTTACATTTAAAAATATTTCAGCCTATGAGCTTAATATATCTGCCGATGAACTAATGGAGCGCTTTAAAAGAGGGGACGAATCCAGAAGCAGCCAAGGCAGCGGATTAGGTTTATCCATTGCAAAAAGCCTGATCGATATTCAAAAAGGAAGATTTAACATACAAGTAGACGGAGATTTATTTAAGGCAATGATTTATATGCCTAAATATAATGAGTAA